AATCGCCCTGCAGCCTTCACAAATCGATAGCAATCGTCGCCGTTGCTATCAGATGTAATATCATCCCCATGGACAACATATTTGCAGCCATAATGAGACACCCATGGTAATTGTGTCACATATGGAGCATGGGGAACACAGCAAGTTACCCACCGACATGCTTCAACAGCAGATACACTGAATTTACAAGGAATCAGGGTCAGCAAGCCAGGCCGCGAACGAGATGGGAAGCTAAGCTACTCACCGCTCAGTCAAAGTCATCACAGTTGGGCCTTTGTTCTTGAGTATCGCCTTATCGGAATGCACACCAACGTAGAGTTCCTTTCCCAGTCTACGTGCCTGAAGCATGGCACCCGCGTGCCCTTCAATTTTGTCTTAAATTAGAATCCAGTATCAGACCTGTAAGAAGATTTCGCTTCTCACCGTGATGACTGAAGTCAAAGCATCCATCCACCCATATACGGTCTTCGTCAATCGGTACATCATATTGAGGGTCAACTGGCCATTGCCCTGGCAGGGGGACAGGATCTTCGTTGGAAGAACtcatttatttctttttctagTGCGGGGTACCAGAAAGACGAGAGAAACACTTGCTGTCAGCAATTGATGATTAGCATGATGattataattttattataattGTCCTCCTTCCATTTCTTGAGAATGCCCTTACACCAGGAGGAATGCAGAATATGTAGATAAGTGGGGTGAATACAATGTCAGTTCAGCGCTGGTAATAGACCCAAGGGGGAACTATCAaccatacggagtaaagtGATGAACAAGGGGGAGGGGCTGAGATTGGAGTGCTCATAGGAAGGCCCAAGTGCCATGCGGCTGCGGAGAATGTCCGTAATACTAGTAATAATAAGCAGGAACATAATTGGTAACTACGTAACATGTGTGCTCTTTTGTAAATACCCACTAGGAGTGATTGATGTCACGCGTACGATACCTAGCTCACTACTCTATTATACTCTACAAAAACAGAGTGTACATATATCTATACCAATTAATCCCAATTGATCGCTGGCTATATGTCTGATAATAAAATGATTCAAGTAGTTTAATCTTCACCAGTTTGTTCCACCGGCCACGAACCAGGGAGTTAGTTGGTTAAATAGTGGAGCATAGTAATCTTATCGGGTGCAATTAAATCACATTTATCGATGAAAGTCTTGGTACACTCTACGGGAGGTTATCACTCCAACTTTCTATCCCTGGAGGTCAGCAAACTACTAAGCCTGCTTTGTCCGCCAACAGAGGGCAGACATCTGCCTGCATTGATCTTCCCCCTTCTGTCTTTATTAATCCTTCGGTTGAAACATGTCGAATATGATCTCGTCCACCTTTGCTCCAACCTTGACTCGTAGAGACACCGGCAAGTCGAGCATAGGCCACGAGACCACAGTTggttctcttcctccaccgCTAACCAGTGGAGGGGGGTCATTCGGGCCACAGAGCGCTGCAGCCATCTATCAGCATATTCATGATATGGCTACGAAGCGAATATCAACTTTGGATTACTTGAGAAAAGCGTCAGTCCATTATGAACCCGAGAGAAACGTAAACCAGGCACGAATCGCTGACGGCATTTCAGACACGAAGGCCGCATTTACTGGTTCAATACTGTACACTTTTCTCGGGCTGATATCGGCCGAATTCCTTACTTCGAAGCCCGCAAGCTTTCTCGCCGTGCGATAAATTACCTTCTCTTGGGCTTATCACTTCCGCCAATTCTAGACGTCAGCTCGACTCCTGTGGAATATCTGCGGGCACTCAATGCACTTTTGATTGAATTCGAAGCATTTCAGCAAGTGCACCCTCCTGATGGaagctcctcatcaacaCTTGCTAGGGCACGGATACCGCAGATGTTAAAGAGAGCGGCGCATGCGGGAACCAAAACTAGAAGAGCTAGTTCTGCCACCGAGATTGGTCTACCCATGCAGTCTAGCGACCCATCTGAACTAAAGGTTATGACAGGTAATTTAACCTCGTCTGCTTCAGCAGCAGCCGCTGCCATCTCTTTTCCTCACACTGAAGCGTCGGAGCTCCTCCCTGGCGAGGAGTATTCCTATCTCCTGACGCCATCCTTACCGTTTGAACCAGATTATTTTGAAACGTTCGTAACTTTGTGCGACGTGCTGATAGACTGCTATACTCGACTTATATCTTTGGTTCCGACTCCTTCCGTTTGTACTGTTGCTCTGGGTGAGATGTTCTCCAAGGCCGATGCTAAGCTTCGAAAGATCATGGTAGCAGGGGTTGTACGGGAATTTGAGGATGCGAGCCGGATGAATGCAAAGAATGAAGTCTCGGGTGTAAGCCGCGTTGTCCTCGGGGGTCTTCTAGGTTAATTACGGGCACGTCTCAAACACTTAAACGATATGATTTATAAATTAGCGCTCCTACCTAATACTACCCTGCGGCGGCTTCATTCTGTTGCTTTCAGCCACCTTCAGTAACGGTAAAAGAGAGGTATCACAATCAATTGCCACTCTTCAAGTAATCATGTAATATATACGTTTCACGATCCCAGAGCAGTTCAAACCAATAAAGAAACTTTTGAGGGACGTATGTCTCGTGAGAAACAGTGCGTTATAACCATACAGTCAATCATCGCTAGTCAAACACTTGATAAGGATTGAACAAAGTCAAGTCATGCTCACcaacaagggaaaagagagaaaccaTTAGGAACAGAAAACGACTAGGAACGCCAACTTGCACCCTGCGCTTGGAAACAACCAGAACTGACGCCGCTATATGCAAATGCCCGATTTTATGGTGCTGAATTCCAGTCTTGCACGGATATAGAACACTGGACAAGTCATGACTGAAGTCTATCGTTCTCACGCTCGCGTTGTTCACCGAATACCCGTCGACTCATCTCAAGCACGGCCTCAAACCCTTCTCGACCCCTTTTAGCGTTTTGACTGAATCTCTCCACACTTGCCTCTTCTAccttgttcttgatcttttgccACCCGCCGCAGAGAGCAGTGATCTTGGCTTCCTGGTTGAAATTCGTGGTACAAGCCGGCTTCGCTGAGGATGGTTGATAGGTGACAGTCTCTTGGACATTCAAAACATTGGACCATGTGAGGTTGGTCGAGCACATTGTAActttcttcgattttggGTCAACGTAGGAGACCTCGTAAACATGCGAGGTAGCGCTTCCTccgaaaagagaaagaaccCATTGCGGCACGGATTGATCACATGTAATAAGACGCTCTGTGCGCAACTGCAATTATACGGAAGTTAGTTACCCTACCGTACTTTTTGGTTGCAGTGATTAAGCAGGACAAGCACATACGATACCAGTTTCTGAGTCAATAGTCCGGGATAACGTGTCTACCGCCACAACATGTGTGGACTTGTCATTCCACGGGCAGTACTTGCGCCAGTTCGCCGTTGATACCTCCTCCCAAGAGTAATCGAAAGTACAAGTAGAGGAGAAGACCTTCATTTCGATCGATGAGGTTGATGTAAGATTTCcgctgctgcttctgaaCTGGGCCGGGGAGGGCTAGTATTATTGTGAATGGATGAAACGGCGATATAGAAAGCGCAGGAAATCGATGGACAGTAATGACAATGAATGACTGATACCAAGCCTCTTTGGCAACGACACAGGGTAAGAGCAAGGGCTAAGAGAGTGTGACAGCAAAGGAATTATAATGGAGTAAAAGACTACGCAGGCCAAAAAAGGAAGTGAAAATCTGATTCTACAAGATGACGAATGAACCAGCTTGAAGAACAGGCTATccagtctggaagatgaaagTAAGTGGCGATCGCAACTCTCCAGTGAGCAATGACAAAATGGGAtagccttttttctttttctttttttttttcttccttcttgccatggATCGGGAGTTCTCGGCAGAAAACCCACATCGGCGGTAATACGACAAACTTCTTCAAAAACTATGGGGTAAGACAGTGAACAATGAACTACGTACTATGCACTAATTACCTACCTACCCACTTCATActgatcaagaagatgattaGTATTCAATGACAACAGATAACTCCACAGCTGATATGTTTATGCATAATGTATTAAACTTGCTCCAGCAGTATAAGTCATATTTGGTTTCGTCCACCATATTAAGCACATATTGATTACATTACCGGTAGATGCTGCTCTGTATTATTGGGCTCCCATTGTAGCAAATACAGCTGTCAATCCTTTTAGTGTGACTTTGCTGTCCTAAATGCTGATAGGAGACCAGGTTAACTGTGAAAACACCTGCAGTAGGTAATTTGCGGAGAGTGCGTACAGTCACCGGCTCCCGACCACGTTGGATATTAAACATATGCGACACTgtcttattcctttcccACACGACCATTACTCAACGGTAAACATCACGAAATATGGTTGAGCTTCGAAAGCGCAAAGCGCCAACTCAATTGCCTGTGGCAGAGAAAAGGACCAGAAAAGGCCAACGGTCAACCACTGTACCAGAAGGTGTGCCCCAGGAGAACGAATCGTCCACGGTCTCGGGAGGGTTCCTCGAAGTCGGCAACAAAATCATTTTGGATGGATTTGGTGGAGAGATTGAAACAAATGATGGCATAAAGAC
The sequence above is a segment of the Aspergillus oryzae RIB40 DNA, chromosome 3 genome. Coding sequences within it:
- a CDS encoding uncharacterized protein (predicted protein) yields the protein MQSSDPSELKVMTGNLTSSASAAAAAISFPHTEASELLPGEEYSYLLTPSLPFEPDYFETFVTLCDVLIDCYTRLISLVPTPSVCTVALGEMFSKADAKLRKIMVAGVVREFEDASRMNAKNEVSGVSRVVLGGLLG
- a CDS encoding putative mitochondrial protein sorting (Msf1) (predicted member of the intramitochondrial sorting protein family), with the translated sequence MKVFSSTCTFDYSWEEVSTANWRKYCPWNDKSTHVVAVDTLSRTIDSETGILRTERLITCDQSVPQWVLSLFGGSATSHVYEVSYVDPKSKKVTMCSTNLTWSNVLNVQETVTYQPSSAKPACTTNFNQEAKITALCGGWQKIKNKVEEASVERFSQNAKRGREGFEAVLEMSRRVFGEQRERENDRLQS